GGCAATACATATAAGATTGGTGATGTAATAGCCGTCACGCAGGATGGTCACGGTGCCATTCAAGAGTTCAGTGCATGCTTGCATGCTGCCACCGTGAGTCACATATACTTTGTTCGTGTCGGGGACAGTGCACTGATACACGGTGAAGTAGTTGATCAGAGACATAATGATCAACCGCGGCCATGTCCCGCCGAAGTTGCTCAAGGTGTTTAACAACGTCATGTATGTACCGCCCAGCACGGGATCTGCAACTCTTGTATGGAAGGCCGAAATTCCAATGAACTGGACAGTATTCATGAACGAGCCCAACAGGTGCTGGAATATCACAAGGCAAAAATAGCTGGTGGATATTTCACCCTCCTTGGGGAATTGCTTCACTACGTAACTCCCCAAGACTGCAGCTGCAAGACGGCCCAAAAAGCCCCACAGCCATGGTGTTAAAACGCCAGCATCCCCAACTAGGTACTTGACGACTTTATTAGTGCTCATGCTGTTTCTTAATCTTCTACTGTCACGAATCATGGGATCCCTGTCAGAGCTCCATTTGACAACATAATATCCGAATATGATTTCGAACGGCAGGTCTATAAGAACTGTGACAGCCAAGTCTTCTCTCTTGAAGCCCTGCTCCAATAGTTTCAGATTTGTAGCTGCTTCGTTACATTGGAAGGCGAATTTGGAAATCATGTGAATGAAGGCAAGACTTCTCACTGACTTCAATTTTAACACTTTTATAAAGCAGCGGTAAATGTACTTTATGCTACTTGTATTCTGAGCTGACACCACATCGCCATCGTCATACTCAATACTTATGAGTTTTGGCTCTCCGTTACTTGAATTTGCTGGCTCCACTTTGGGCAAATACTCCACGTAGGGTTCCTCCTTGGTGCAAAATATGATGTATATGGTTATTACAACGTAAAGTATGCCCGAGAATTTCATGTATCCACCAAGGCTGATGAACCCGTGATCTAGTGGAATTTTTCTGAAATACTTGTTAGCAAAATCAGACGAATTCAATGACAGAAAAATGGTGAATGACATAAAATAACCGATATTCAAACCTACGGTTTGTGCGGTGGAGGCATAGGATAGAGATTCTTTGGACAAAATTGTCAACGCCCAACCATCAACTGCAATGTCTTGAGTGGCACACAGAAAAACCAACAGGCCAAACCACCACGTCAAATTATTTATACTGACACTGTGTAGAGTACCATTACCACGATTATGGAACGCATCATCAACACCGTCGAAGATTATGCCCTGAGATATGCACCACCCTAAAACCCATAACACAAATCCACTAACAAATTGTACTGGAATGATCCACGATCTTCTTCTACCGATGCGCTTGTTGTACAGTGAATCTACTATCGGTGACCATATaatcttcaaagaataCGGATAGGTAGCCATAGAGAAAATTCCCAATGATGTAAACGAGGTCTCCTTCGCCAAGGATTTGAGTAGAAACGGTACCGTACCGAAGGCTAAACCCACAGGTATACCTTGAGCCAAATATAACATAATTAAAAGATAGAATTGCGGCAGGTCATGCTTGGCAAGTGACCCACTCTTTCGCTTAGGTTCCATGACTACTTGTGTGTTATCTTCCTATAGCTACAGTGTTATACTTGCACCAAACCAAACGTCAACCTCTTGTTTCTGTTTCCATTAGCTTGTACATTATAGCcgatttatttttttatccatTTTCGCATGCCAGagtatctttattttcttttctttcattcaGCCTGTCGtccaaaggaaaaaaaagaaaaatgagcCATATATGTAATATAGCCATGAATCAATAACTCATTCGATGTACACAGTACTTATCTCATTCAATTCTGTAAAAACGAAATATATACATTGtatgtgtgtgtgtgtgtaTTTGCAGTTATATACCTACTAATAACCAGTACGCCATACATGTCTTGATTagcaaaatattatttatgtTTTCTCATTGGTACTACTACTTCTGCTGAGAGGCCAGAAAGTTTAGGGTAGAGaggaaaaaatccaatttccttctttctttccttccTACTCAATTGAAGTATACTTACTCAACTGACAAGACTTCTTTAACTGCTTTGACGATGGTTGGAGTATCTGGGAAAGCAAAATCTTCTAATTCCTTGGCATAAGGTGTTGGGACATCTGCACCCGTAACTCTTTGGATTGGAGCATCCAAGTAGTCAAAGGCTTCAGACTCCATGACTTGGGCGACGATCTCAGCACCAACACCAAAGGATGGGAAAGTTGATTCAACTGTGATCAAGTGGTTTGTCTTCTTGACAGTTTTGATAATAGCTTCAATATCTAAAGGTCTAATGGAACGCAAGTTGATAACTTCCGCAGAGACAccatatttcttttgtaaGATTTCAGCGGCTTCTAAAGAAAACTGAACGTTTCTTGTGTATGTAACGATGGAAATATCGGTACCTTCTCTTTCGATCTTAGCCTTGTATGGCAGGGTGAAATCAGGCGATAAAGCTTCTTCTGAGATTTCAAAAGACTCACCGTACAACAATTCGTTTTCCAAAAACACAACAGGGTTTGGATCTCTGATGGCGGCCTTTAGCAAACCTCTAGCATCTTCTGCAGAATAAGGAACAAGGACCTTCAACCCTGGAATAGAACCGTACCAAGGAGAAAAGTCCTGCGAATGTTGAGCACCAACACCCACGGCAGCACCATTAGGACCTCTGAAGACCATTTGACATTTTTGAGTACCACCAGACATGTAGTGAGTCTTTGCAGCGGAGTTGACGACGTGGTCAATGGCTTGCATAGAGAAATTGAACGACATGAACTCTACAATTGGCTTCAAACCCTTCAAAGCGGCACCAACGGCCAAACCCGTGAACCCATATTCGGTAATAGGTGTGTCGACCACACGACGTTCACCGAATCTGTCCAATAAACCCTTAGACACCTTATAAGCACCATTATATTGCGCAACTTCTTCACCAATAAGGAAAACGTCGTCATCACGGTCCAATTCTTCCGCCATAGCGGTATTCAGGGCCTCTCTGACGGtcattgtttttgttgatGAGAATCTCAATGCTGCTGCTGCAGAGGGTCTTACAAAAGAAGTTGGGGCACGACGTGCGACATTTCTGGTCAAGGATGTTGACAGTCTAGAAAacatgttgaaaaaaattatttgcAAAGGTAAAAGGACTTACTAAACTGCAATCGATTATCAATGAACAAATACAGGAACTGATATGGGGGAGGCGGAATTTAACGTCCGAGTGGTAAATGATACTGAATTAGTCTAACAGAAGGTAGGAACTTGACAAAGATAATATCAAGAGTCGCTGTTGCAATGGTTAATCTGTATATGTGAATACACCTTTCTTTATTGCAAATGTGTGAATACAGGACTTTCAATGACGGAGAACTTCTTAGTTGAAGACTCGTCTCTTTTACATGGTCTCCCACTTCGAAGTCTCGGAAAACAGACCCCGGAAACAGCCGCGACGAAAAAGAATCAGCTTAGGCATGATAAAATACTGTTGTCTTATTAGATAGATAAATACTTAAGTATTGGTGTATATAAACGGATAGATAAAAGCATTCGAAGAGCATAAAATAGCGCAGTATCCTGCCTACAACTTACTCTTATTTTTGCTGCTCTTGGCAAAGGTTTCCGCGATAATTCTCCTCTGGATCTTGCCTGTGGCAGTTTTTGGGAGCTTGTCAACAAAGTACACCTTGGTGGGGATTTTGAAGGCGGCGAGATGCTTCTTTAAGAAGTTCACTAGTTCTTCGTAggtcattttttctccctTTTTTAAGACGACGGCGGCTTGAACTACTTGGCCATACATATCATCGGTAACACCAAATGCAACGGCTTCGTCAATCTTTGGATGCGAGAGCATAATGCCGTCGAGTTCGATTGGTGAAATCTTTTCACCACCCCTATTGATAAGCTCTTTGATTCTGCCAGTAAGAACCAAAAACCCTTCAGGGTCGAAATAACCCTGGTCACCGGTTCTGAAGTAGTTCTCCCTCTTGGTGAAGTTCTCCTTGTTAGCTTTTGGATTATTAGCATATCCTAAAGTGACGTTTTCACCTCTGATGGAAACTTCACCAACTTTACCTGGGGGCAAGACATTGTCATTGTCATCTAGAATGACGACGGTGACGCCTTGTGGCTGACCCACTGTGCCGGGCTTTCTCTTTCCTGGAGGCAGATTGTTTGAAGTCATTTGATGTGACGCTTCGGTCATCGCGTAGGCCTCCAAGACGGGTGCATTGAATTCTTTTTCCAGCTTGTGGAAGGTTGCAGGCGCCAAAGCTGAGGAACACGATCTGATGAACCTAATGTGTGGGAAAGGATTTGGCTTGGGCATGTTCAGCATAATCATGCTTATTGTGGGGACACAACTAAACCAATTACAGTTATATTTAACAAATTGGTCCCAGAATAACTTCGGATGGAATCCATCGGGAACTACAACAGAACCTTGCGTTCTAAAAGTAGAAAGTAAAACACCAATTAACCCATGGACGTGGAAAAGAGGCATCACAACATAAGATCTGTCCAAGGGCGTTAGCTTGTAAGTGTTAGCAATGTTTAACGTGCTTCTCACAATGTTCAAATGTAACAAAGGCACCGTTTTTGGAGTAGATGTGGTACCACTGGTATGCAAAATCAGGGCAACATCGCTAGAACGAGCGAACCCGGGGAATTTAACAGGGTTCGTATTAACGAACTTGGCGTTATTCAAAGACCGGTAGATGACTCTCTTGTAGTTGTCCTCTGGAGAGTATATATCATATTCTACCCTAAACCTGGTAGCATCAAAGCCCAGTTCTACGATGAAACATCCAAACGTGGAGGCAGATTTTAGAATTTCAGAGCTTTGTAACTTTGTAGTGCCTTTAGGGACGCAAATAGCCTTGGATTTCAAGTCATTCAAGTAGAAATTGAACTCCTTTTCCTTATAATTAGGATTCAAAGGTGCGCCAATTTTGGCGTCCATAGTGGCACCGAGGAAGGCGACGATAAATTCCAGCCCATTACGCATGGATATTGCCACTGTATCTTGTCTGAAGACCGTCCCATACAGTGGAGAAGTAGGATTGGTGAATATGGTTTGGAAATGACCCACCATATGGGATAGGTCTCTGTAGGTCACCTGAGTGTCTGTTTCAGGAACAATAACGGCAACATTATCAGACACTCTAAAAGTATCGTTGAACGAAGCAGTAACGGTAATGGCACTTGACATTGTAGCAAAAACGTGGAGCGACGTGTATAAACTCTTGCAACACAGTGGGAGCAAGCTAAAAGCAGAAGcctattttgaaatatcttTTACTGATACTATCTGTTATATACAGTTTatcctgaaaaaaatagaaaaacCCGAATAAAGGACTCGGAAGCTCCAGTTCGGAATAGTTAAAGACGCTTTCGGCCCGAGATGAAAATGCTACGTCCGAAATACAGTCGTCTAGAACGATCAAATCATTGCTAATTGGGGCAGCATATAGTGATATCAAAATGAACAGCATGATCACAACTTTTACAAGCTAATCCTGCTCGTGACGAGCAAGGCAAAAACAATCATCCTCAGCCAAGTCGTATGGTACGACTGGTAGCGTAAATGGCACGGCCACCTGGGTAGTGGTACCCGCATCGTCTTTTTGATCACGTGTAAAGCTACGGCAGGTGACCTTCTTGGTGCCTGCCAATCTGTGACTATGATAAAGCACTCCTGCTTCATAGTTGCGTGGTTTCCTTGAGATGGTACCCCATGCTGTTTGACTGAGGTTTGCTGAAGTATAGAGGCACCATTCTAGTTCTTTGAATACTTGCGATGCATCACAGGGCTCCGTGGACTTGGTTGTACAATGCATGTAAAACTTAGAGTGCGCAGGTGTGGTTCCTCGTCTCCTGGTAATCGTAACAGGGTCCTGCTTGTAAAAggctttgaatttgtttcGCAGCATCTCGTAATAACTCCTTTTCTGAAGATATTGGAAATGAAACCACCCAGAGCTGGATAACCTTAAGGGACTGGTGACAAACTCTTGTTCGGTGGGGAAAATAATGTACGGTTTGATCTTTTTCTGAGAATACTCATTCATCAATACATCGGTTGGCAATATTCctgcttttcttcttccagTGGTGCTCTCCACTGGGGAGGGCATGATTCCCGAAAACAGAGGAATCATCAGATGTGTCCATAAGTTTTCGTCCCGCGTTCTTGATAGAGATGTCCCTATTGATGAAGTTTGGCATAGATAATGCTTTGCAGTATCACTGGTACTTGTGCCAGACGAAAGTGCTTCCAGTTTATTGTAAAACGATAGCAAACCCGACGACTGAAATTTGGAGGGTGTAGAATATACAAATTCTAATTCGCTCAACGGAGCAAAATTGACCCCTTCTACGCTTTTTGTAATTAATTCGTCAATGTCTCTCATGTGGTATGACTTGAGGTATTCTGTCaagctttttttgaacGGTACGGGAagctcttcttttcctatTTTCAAAACGGGACTGCACCAGCACACCTGTTGAGGCAGATTAGTTTCCATTGCCGTAAAATTGTTAGACGGCAGGAATATTTTGCATTCGTTGTTATCGTAAAAGTTTATAATCAGCTTGGTGTGATGGGAAGCGTATGGAGGCATTGTTATTTCAATAAGTTTAACCTTTTGCAACATCCCTGCGAGTGCTCCATCCATAGAACGGGCTTCGATAGGCATGATAGTCCCTTTTTGACCTACAATGGTTATGTTCTCTACATTAGGGTGGAATTGTCTCAACAGGAAATCAAGTTCGTATTGGAAACTGAAAAGTATGCTTCTTTTGAGCTTTTCAGtgcaaaaaatatcattcaaTGTAATCATATCGTCTACTTCTCCCACAAGGTCCCCTCTTTCATAGAAATCAGATTTCATTAGCTTGAAAACTGCACTTTTTGCTGTATCATTTGTTCCTACCGTTGCATCTAAATCTTTCTCCGGATCAGTCAAATCAATTATGTTTGATTCGCTGACTATGACGCAGTCGTcgttgttattgttatcgCCACCTGgagtctttttttcaatctcaCCACTATATCTGACGCTCTTCCATCGTTGTGCCACTTTCTCCGCAACTTCCgatctttttctcttggtTCCACTCAACATTGTTTTCTGTGACATGGCTAATCGTTTGAACACTCATTACCATCTCTCTTGTCTGGGCCCACCGTTTCTCTGCATTATTTCCCACTTTGTATAAACCTTTTATTAAGTCACCATTTTCGCAGTTTAGTGCGGCCGCCGAAAATACATCAGAAGGGATCCATACCCATACTTACCAAGAAGACTGAAACACCTTGCTCACATCACCTGAAACAAACAGCAGCTACGGAGAAAGGTCTAAGAAGTAGTAGTAATTATAAAGAGACGCATATCGAAGGATTGTTTAGTCTccttttgttcttttccATCATATAGCCACTTTTTATAACCTAATAAAGTAAATATAATGGGCTCCACTAAGGACgcaaaaaatattgataataaGAATGATAGGGGGTTGGCTGGCACAAGCGGTAACAAGGTCGTTAACCATGCCGGTTCAACGACTGTTGAACATAAAAATGCTGACAAGGAAAAGGggaaacaagaaaaggaaaatagaGAGGGAACCACACAATCAAGTGCTTCAGTAGAATCGCACTCCCCACAAGTAAGCCACCATTCAGATAAGCTCTCCTCCTTTGATTCGCCTTTACATTTgcc
The nucleotide sequence above comes from Saccharomyces paradoxus chromosome II, complete sequence. Encoded proteins:
- the PCS60 gene encoding Pcs60p (Oxalyl-CoA synthetase~similar to YBR222C), producing MSSAITVTASFNDTFRVSDNVAVIVPETDTQVTYRDLSHMVGHFQTIFTNPTSPLYGTVFRQDTVAISMRNGLEFIVAFLGATMDAKIGAPLNPNYKEKEFNFYLNDLKSKAICVPKGTTKLQSSEILKSASTFGCFIVELGFDATRFRVEYDIYSPEDNYKRVIYRSLNNAKFVNTNPVKFPGFARSSDVALILHTSGTTSTPKTVPLLHLNIVRSTLNIANTYKLTPLDRSYVVMPLFHVHGLIGVLLSTFRTQGSVVVPDGFHPKLFWDQFVKYNCNWFSCVPTISMIMLNMPKPNPFPHIRFIRSCSSALAPATFHKLEKEFNAPVLEAYAMTEASHQMTSNNLPPGKRKPGTVGQPQGVTVVILDDNDNVLPPGKVGEVSIRGENVTLGYANNPKANKENFTKRENYFRTGDQGYFDPEGFLVLTGRIKELINRGGEKISPIELDGIMLSHPKIDEAVAFGVTDDMYGQVVQAAVVLKKGEKMTYEELVNFLKKHLAAFKIPTKVYFVDKLPKTATGKIQRRIIAETFAKSSKNKSKL
- the TDP1 gene encoding tyrosyl-DNA phosphodiesterase 1 (Tyrosyl-DNA phosphodiesterase I~similar to YBR223C) — protein: MSQKTMLSGTKRKRSEVAEKVAQRWKSVRYSGEIEKKTPGGDNNNNDDCVIVSESNIIDLTDPEKDLDATVGTNDTAKSAVFKLMKSDFYERGDLVGEVDDMITLNDIFCTEKLKRSILFSFQYELDFLLRQFHPNVENITIVGQKGTIMPIEARSMDGALAGMLQKVKLIEITMPPYASHHTKLIINFYDNNECKIFLPSNNFTAMETNLPQQVCWCSPVLKIGKEELPVPFKKSLTEYLKSYHMRDIDELITKSVEGVNFAPLSELEFVYSTPSKFQSSGLLSFYNKLEALSSGTSTSDTAKHYLCQTSSIGTSLSRTRDENLWTHLMIPLFSGIMPSPVESTTGRRKAGILPTDVLMNEYSQKKIKPYIIFPTEQEFVTSPLRLSSSGWFHFQYLQKRSYYEMLRNKFKAFYKQDPVTITRRRGTTPAHSKFYMHCTTKSTEPCDASQVFKELEWCLYTSANLSQTAWGTISRKPRNYEAGVLYHSHRLAGTKKVTCRSFTRDQKDDAGTTTQVAVPFTLPVVPYDLAEDDCFCLARHEQD
- a CDS encoding uncharacterized protein (similar to YBR220C); this encodes MEPKRKSGSLAKHDLPQFYLLIMLYLAQGIPVGLAFGTVPFLLKSLAKETSFTSLGIFSMATYPYSLKIIWSPIVDSLYNKRIGRRRSWIIPVQFVSGFVLWVLGWCISQGIIFDGVDDAFHNRGNGTLHSVSINNLTWWFGLLVFLCATQDIAVDGWALTILSKESLSYASTAQTVGLNIGYFMSFTIFLSLNSSDFANKYFRKIPLDHGFISLGGYMKFSGILYVVITIYIIFCTKEEPYVEYLPKVEPANSSNGEPKLISIEYDDGDVVSAQNTSSIKYIYRCFIKVLKLKSVRSLAFIHMISKFAFQCNEAATNLKLLEQGFKREDLAVTVLIDLPFEIIFGYYVVKWSSDRDPMIRDSRRLRNSMSTNKVVKYLVGDAGVLTPWLWGFLGRLAAAVLGSYVVKQFPKEGEISTSYFCLVIFQHLLGSFMNTVQFIGISAFHTRVADPVLGGTYMTLLNTLSNFGGTWPRLIIMSLINYFTVYQCTVPDTNKVYVTHGGSMQACTELLNGTVTILRDGYYITNLICIAVGLFLYFGYLKRKILHLQSLPISSWRCT
- the PDB1 gene encoding pyruvate dehydrogenase (acetyl-transferring) subunit E1 beta (E1 beta subunit of the pyruvate dehydrogenase (PDH) complex~similar to YBR221C), producing MFSRLSTSLTRNVARRAPTSFVRPSAAAALRFSSTKTMTVREALNTAMAEELDRDDDVFLIGEEVAQYNGAYKVSKGLLDRFGERRVVDTPITEYGFTGLAVGAALKGLKPIVEFMSFNFSMQAIDHVVNSAAKTHYMSGGTQKCQMVFRGPNGAAVGVGAQHSQDFSPWYGSIPGLKVLVPYSAEDARGLLKAAIRDPNPVVFLENELLYGESFEISEEALSPDFTLPYKAKIEREGTDISIVTYTRNVQFSLEAAEILQKKYGVSAEVINLRSIRPLDIEAIIKTVKKTNHLITVESTFPSFGVGAEIVAQVMESEAFDYLDAPIQRVTGADVPTPYAKELEDFAFPDTPTIVKAVKEVLSVE